Part of the Amycolatopsis sp. 195334CR genome is shown below.
GGCGAGTCGGCGGCGAGCGCCCGCGCCACGCCGACGCGCTGCTGCTGGCCACCGGAGAGCTGCGCCGGGTACCGCTTGCCCAGTTCGGTGGGCAGGCCGACGGTCTCCAGCAGTTCGGCCGCGCGGTCGCGGGCCTTCGCCTTGCCCCAGCCGGACAGCAGCGGCACGGTGGCCACGTTGTCCAGCACCGTCCGATGTGGAAAGAGGCCGGCGTGCTGGATGACGTACCCGATGCCGCGGCGCAGTTGCGCGGGCGGCGAGTCGTTGACGTCCTTGCCGTCCAGCAGCACGGTGCCCGAGGTCGGCTCGACCATGCGGTTGATCATCCGCAGCGAAGTGGTCTTGCCGCAGCCGGACGGCCCGACGAACACGGTGATGGTGCCGTCCTCCACCGTGAGACTGAGGTTGTCGACCGCGACGGTCCCGTCCGGGTACTTCTTCGTCACGCCCTGGAACTCGATTGCCACGTGGCACTCCCATCCCGACCCTGGAGGGTCCACAGGTCGGAAAACCCTAGCCCAGATCAATGCCGGCGGCACGGCATTCCATATGTTGTGCGTCGTGAGTTCACTGAACGAGGTCCTGGCGTCCCACGGGGTGCACCAGCGTCCGCTGCGCACGGCGCTCGCCCTGCTCGGGGACGGCTGGATCCGGTTCGACGAGCTGATCCGGCGGGCCGCGGCACCGCGCCGGAGTGTGGAGGAACTACTGGATTCGCTCGGTGCCGACCTCGAACGCGACGGGGACGCGGTCCGGCTGCGGCCGTCCGCATCGGCGCGGTACGCGGAATTCCGGCCACGCACCGAGAAATCCGCCCCCGACCTGCTGGCGGAGATGACGCGGCTGATCGAGCGCGTGCCGCCGCCGCTGCCCGCGCTGGACCACGTCCAGGCCACCGCGGAAACCGTGGTGCGCCGCGCGGTGTGGCTCGACGCACAGTACGAACTCGGCAGGCTGCTCTTCCTCGGTGACCACGACCTCACCTCGCTCGCCGTGCACCGGCTGCGGCCGGACGCCGAGTTGACCGTGGTCGACCTCGACGAGCGCGTGCTGGCCTATGTGGAGGAACACTCCGGCGGCGCGATCCGCACGCTGCACGCCGATCTGCGCGTCGGCCTGCCGCACGCCGTGGCCGGCAGCGCGGACCTGGTGTTCAGCGATCCGCCGTACACGCCCGAGGGCATGGGCCTGTTCGCCGCGCGCGGGGTGGAGGCGCTGGCGGACCCGCCGCTGGGCAGGCTGCTGCTGGCCTACGGGTACAGCCCGCGGCACCCGGCGCTGGGCGCCCAGGTGCAGCAGGAACTCCTGCGGCTGGGGCTGACCTTCGAGGCGATCCTGCCGGACTTCCACGCGTACCACGGCGCGCAGGCGATCGGCGCGGCCGCGGACCTGTACGTCTGCCAGCCGACCGCGAAGGCGCGCAAGCAGAAGGTCAAGCAGGGCATCTACACGCACGGGCCGCAGTCGGTGGAGTCCGCCGGCGCTTCGGCGGCCCTGATGGACCGCGTGCGCGAGCTCGCCGAGCGGCCGTCGGTGGAAACGGCGCGCGCGGACTGGTCGAAGCCGATCAACGGCGAGGCGCTGGCCTTCGACCTGCGCGCGGACCCTGGCCCGTGGCTGCTGCGCGTCCTGCTGGCGGCCAACGCGCCCCGGCTGGCGGTCCTGGTGCCGAACTCGCACCCGGACCTGGTCAACGCCGAGGCCCAGGCCGCGCTGCACGACCTGGTCGGCCGGAAGTACCGGCTGAAGCTGCTGCGGAGCCTGCCGGACAACAAGCACGCGGTGGTGGTCGCCGATCTGGTCGACTCCCCCGCGGTGCCGCTGACCAGGGCGCACGCGCGCCTGGCCAACGTGCCGGGGGTACCGCTGGCGCTGCACCCGTACCGCCTGATCGACCTGCCCCGGCACGTGCTCCAGGACCTGCTGCCGACCCTCTGAAACGCCAACGGGGTGCCACTCGACGCGAGCGGCACCCCGGTGGGCGAAAGCGCAATCTAGGAGTCGACGCCGTCCTCACCGGCTGCCTTCGCGACGGCCGCGGCCACTTCGAGGGCGACCCGCGGGTCGAGCGGGCTCGGCACGATGCGGTCCGGGCCGAGGTCGTCCGAGGCGACCGCGACGATGGCGTCCGCGGCGGCGATCTTCATCCGTTCGGTGATCGCCCGCGCCCCCGAGTCGAGCGCGCCGCGGAACACACCGGGGAAGGCCAGCACGTTGTTGATCTGGTTCGGGAAGTCGCTGCGCCCGGTGGCCACGATCGAGGCGTACTTCGCCGCCACGTCCGGGTGGATCTCCGGGTCCGGGTTGGACAGTGCGAACACGATCGAGTCACCGGCCATGGTGGCCAGCAGCTCCTCCTCGATGGTGGAGCCGGACAGCCCGAGGAACACGTCGGCGCCCCGGATCGCCTCCGGCAGCCCGCCGGTGAGCCCGCTGGCGTTGGTCGACGAAGCCAGCCCCTGCTTCACCGCGTTCAGCCCGTCGCGGCCCTCGTGGATGATGCCCTTGGAGTCCAGCACGGTGACCTCACCGATGCCGGCGGCCTGCAGGATCCGCGCGCAGGCCACGCCCGCCGCGCCGGCCCCGGAGATCACCACCCGCTGGTCGGCGAGGTTCTTGTCGAGCACCAGGTTCGCCCCGCGCAGCGCGGCCAGCGCCACGATCGCGGTGCCGTGCTGGTCGTCGTGCATGACCGGGCAGTCGAGCGCGGCCTTGAGCTTGTCCTCCAGCTCGAAGCAGCGCGGCGCGGCGATGTCCTCCAGGTTCACCGCGCCGTAGGACGGGCGCAGCCGGACCAGCGTCTCGACGATCTCGTCCACGTCGGTGGTGTTGAGCACCAGCGGGATCGAGTCCAGGTCGGCGAAGGTCTTGAACAGGACCGACTTGCCCTCCATCACCGGCAGCGAGGCGCTCGGGCCGATGTCGCCGAGGCCGAGCACCGCGGTGCCGTCGCTGACCACCACGACCAGCCGCTCGGCCCAGGTGTACTGCCTGGCGAGCGCGCGGTCCTCGGCGATGGCGCGGCTGACCTTGGCCACGCCGGGCGTGTAGGCGATCGACAGGTCACGCGCGACCGAGATCGGCCGCTGGGCGGCCACGGAGAGCTTGCCGCCTTCGTGACCGGTGAAGATCTCCTCGTCGGTCACCGGCGTGCTGTCTGCGTTCATGGCTTTTCCCGTCATGGTTCCGTCTTCACCGGAAACCGAACCTTCGACTGGTGCGTAGGTCACTGGACTTTTCTCCCGGGACTTCGAACAGGGAAACGGCGGACGCCGTCCCTGAGTTGCTTGGGCTCCTCGAGCGCGGCTGTCCAGCGCGGTAGCGCCTACGACCGGGCGAGGCGTCCGTCGATGCCCGTGGTGAGGCTGCATCTGGTCCGGCTCCCCGGCGGGGGGAACCGCGGACGCGGCGGTCCGGACAGTGTGGCAGGCCGGTCCGTGGTTGTGGCCCCCTGGTGCGGTTGATGTCACATATTCAGGGGTTTTCCCTTGCCGGATCCCGTTTTAGCAAGACGTCCGTCCGGATTGGGAAGCCGGGGAAGCACTGGCCTAAGCTGTCGGCCATGCAGGTGCGCCAGTTGGCCGTGCGGGATTGCTTCGAGTTCAACCCGCCCCAATTCCCCGACCACCGCGGGCTGTTCACCGCCCCGTTCCAGGAAGAGGTGTTCCGCGAAGCGGTCGGCCACCCGCTCCACCTCGCGCAGGTGAACTTCAGCACCTCGCGCCGCGGCACCATTCGCGGCATCCACTTCGCCGACACGCCGCCGGGCCAGGCCAAGTACATCCACTGCCCGCGGGGTGCCCTGCTCGACGTGGCGGTCGACCTCCGCGTCGGCTCGCCCACCTTCGGTGCCTGGGACGCGGTCCGGCTGGACGCCGGGAACCAGCGCTCGATCTACCTCGCGGAGGGCATCGGCCACAGCTTCATCGCGCTCGAGGACGACACCGCGATGACGTACCTGTGCTCCGTCGGCTTCAACCCGTCCGCCGAGCACGGCGTCAACCCGCTCGACCCGGAACTCGGCCTGCCCTGGCCCACCGACCTGGAGCACATTCTGTCCGAAAAGGACCGGAACGCGCCGTCGCTGGCGCAGATGGCCGCCGAAGGCCGCCTGCCCACCTATGAAGCGTGCGTGGCGCGCTACGAGGAACTCCGCGGCGCTATTTCTTCCCAGTGACCGG
Proteins encoded:
- a CDS encoding dTDP-4-dehydrorhamnose 3,5-epimerase family protein, whose protein sequence is MQVRQLAVRDCFEFNPPQFPDHRGLFTAPFQEEVFREAVGHPLHLAQVNFSTSRRGTIRGIHFADTPPGQAKYIHCPRGALLDVAVDLRVGSPTFGAWDAVRLDAGNQRSIYLAEGIGHSFIALEDDTAMTYLCSVGFNPSAEHGVNPLDPELGLPWPTDLEHILSEKDRNAPSLAQMAAEGRLPTYEACVARYEELRGAISSQ
- a CDS encoding NADP-dependent malic enzyme — translated: MNADSTPVTDEEIFTGHEGGKLSVAAQRPISVARDLSIAYTPGVAKVSRAIAEDRALARQYTWAERLVVVVSDGTAVLGLGDIGPSASLPVMEGKSVLFKTFADLDSIPLVLNTTDVDEIVETLVRLRPSYGAVNLEDIAAPRCFELEDKLKAALDCPVMHDDQHGTAIVALAALRGANLVLDKNLADQRVVISGAGAAGVACARILQAAGIGEVTVLDSKGIIHEGRDGLNAVKQGLASSTNASGLTGGLPEAIRGADVFLGLSGSTIEEELLATMAGDSIVFALSNPDPEIHPDVAAKYASIVATGRSDFPNQINNVLAFPGVFRGALDSGARAITERMKIAAADAIVAVASDDLGPDRIVPSPLDPRVALEVAAAVAKAAGEDGVDS
- a CDS encoding bis-aminopropyl spermidine synthase family protein, encoding MSSLNEVLASHGVHQRPLRTALALLGDGWIRFDELIRRAAAPRRSVEELLDSLGADLERDGDAVRLRPSASARYAEFRPRTEKSAPDLLAEMTRLIERVPPPLPALDHVQATAETVVRRAVWLDAQYELGRLLFLGDHDLTSLAVHRLRPDAELTVVDLDERVLAYVEEHSGGAIRTLHADLRVGLPHAVAGSADLVFSDPPYTPEGMGLFAARGVEALADPPLGRLLLAYGYSPRHPALGAQVQQELLRLGLTFEAILPDFHAYHGAQAIGAAADLYVCQPTAKARKQKVKQGIYTHGPQSVESAGASAALMDRVRELAERPSVETARADWSKPINGEALAFDLRADPGPWLLRVLLAANAPRLAVLVPNSHPDLVNAEAQAALHDLVGRKYRLKLLRSLPDNKHAVVVADLVDSPAVPLTRAHARLANVPGVPLALHPYRLIDLPRHVLQDLLPTL